In Aquiflexum balticum DSM 16537, a single genomic region encodes these proteins:
- a CDS encoding DUF1800 domain-containing protein — translation MFPIKPGQYKHLQPLYREVLPPDLTKGLKPANNNWTEALSRLHEIGEGLESFDGDLTDFHLAHLVKRTKFGATIQDIKNLRNKSLSAILDEMFEVSLEYPEPINNYNDLSKGKFDLEVPLGSSFVNARFNEDLEGDRLVSLKSWMIGRILSTNNGIQEKMLLFWWNFLPIKMWDVFISKSCYRYITMLNRHVIGNFKELIRDLTIDPAMLVFLSGAFNNKDTPDENFARELQELFCIGKGPGAGYQEEDVRAAARVLTGWTVNWESIHSEGPPESYFNAEAHHTGNKQFSAFYGNKVIEGKAGIAGAGELDEMLEMIFATNESSKFIARKLYTFFVASEISTMAEINVIEPLAAIIKGNNYNIRPALKALLSSAHFFHPEVMGALIKSPMDFILGLWRNFDMPRADNPLGEKDFYSAILWNMGNIGMELGDPPNVAGWPPYYQTPNYDKIWINTDSITKRALASDSMIFWGYWISDSVKVNANLLEYVKEFENPEDPNALINEFVLLNLGLDLNETQFEMTKKILLNGQEQDYYWTGAWLTYLANPNEESNATIVLNRLKPAFQLLLQMGESQLM, via the coding sequence ATGTTTCCAATCAAACCTGGACAATACAAGCATCTACAGCCTCTTTATAGGGAGGTGCTTCCTCCTGATCTTACTAAAGGGCTGAAACCCGCAAATAATAACTGGACTGAAGCTTTATCACGTCTACATGAAATAGGTGAAGGTTTAGAATCATTTGACGGTGACCTAACGGATTTTCACTTGGCTCATTTGGTCAAGAGGACAAAATTTGGGGCAACTATTCAGGATATCAAAAATCTCAGGAATAAATCACTTTCAGCTATTCTGGACGAAATGTTTGAAGTATCCCTGGAGTATCCCGAGCCTATCAATAATTATAATGACCTCAGCAAAGGCAAATTTGATCTTGAAGTGCCCCTTGGAAGCAGTTTTGTCAATGCCAGATTCAATGAAGATCTTGAAGGTGATCGGCTGGTTTCGCTCAAGTCATGGATGATCGGAAGAATTTTAAGTACCAATAATGGCATACAGGAAAAGATGCTTTTATTCTGGTGGAATTTTCTTCCTATCAAAATGTGGGATGTATTTATCTCAAAATCCTGTTACCGATACATTACCATGTTGAATCGGCATGTAATCGGGAATTTTAAGGAACTTATCAGAGACCTGACCATAGATCCTGCCATGTTGGTTTTTCTGAGCGGTGCATTCAATAATAAAGATACTCCTGATGAAAACTTTGCCAGAGAATTGCAGGAATTATTCTGTATAGGTAAAGGCCCCGGAGCAGGCTATCAGGAAGAGGATGTTAGGGCTGCTGCAAGAGTATTGACAGGTTGGACTGTCAATTGGGAAAGTATTCATTCGGAGGGTCCACCGGAGTCTTATTTCAATGCTGAGGCACACCATACCGGAAATAAACAGTTTTCGGCCTTTTATGGCAATAAAGTAATTGAAGGAAAAGCAGGTATAGCAGGTGCAGGGGAATTGGATGAAATGTTGGAGATGATTTTTGCCACCAATGAATCTTCAAAGTTTATTGCCAGAAAGCTTTATACCTTTTTTGTGGCAAGCGAAATTTCCACTATGGCAGAGATTAATGTAATCGAACCTTTGGCCGCGATAATCAAAGGTAACAACTATAATATCAGACCTGCCTTGAAGGCTCTGTTGAGTTCAGCGCATTTCTTTCACCCTGAGGTAATGGGTGCTTTGATCAAAAGTCCAATGGATTTCATTTTGGGACTTTGGAGGAATTTTGATATGCCAAGAGCAGACAATCCACTTGGAGAAAAAGATTTTTATTCTGCCATACTTTGGAATATGGGAAACATTGGGATGGAATTGGGTGATCCCCCCAATGTCGCTGGTTGGCCTCCTTACTATCAGACGCCAAATTATGACAAAATCTGGATCAATACCGATTCCATCACCAAAAGAGCTTTGGCTTCTGATTCAATGATTTTTTGGGGGTACTGGATTTCAGACTCTGTGAAAGTTAACGCAAATCTTCTAGAATATGTCAAGGAATTTGAAAACCCCGAAGATCCGAATGCACTCATCAATGAGTTTGTCTTGTTGAATTTGGGGCTTGATTTGAATGAAACTCAATTTGAGATGACTAAAAAAATTCTACTGAATGGCCAAGAGCAGGATTATTATTGGACAGGTGCCTGGCTGACATATTTGGCAAATCCAAATGAGGAGTCAAATGCCACCATTGTTTTAAATAGACTTAAACCCGCATTTCAACTGTTGTTACAAATGGGAGAATCGCAATTAATGTAA
- a CDS encoding DUF1501 domain-containing protein — protein sequence MKRRSFIKHAAHSLAIPGFFGALNNQSFGQTLDRFLNLANETDRVLVLIYLEGGNDGLNTVIPVSYLSQLNQVRPHVIMPDSKLLHIDSGDFALHPSLDGFKSLYEEGRLQVIHSVGYPQQSFSHFKSTDIWMSGSNSDELLPSGWTGRYLESNYPEFPNGYPNEDKPDPMAVEIGYGSSMLFQGERANFSMVINNPNSFYQILENAVEDTPDTMAGDKLRYIRLIAQQSQKYGMVVKRAAEKVTQQKVYPDTRLGNQLRIVSRLISGGLKTPLYLVRMGGFDTHDNQVDGGDHTKGRHANLLKQLNDAVVAFMNDLEFQGSADRVMGMTFSEFGRRIVSNSSNGTDHGSSAPLFVFGNMSYGGSLGTAPQIKGTEVYRDNIPLQYDFRQVYTSLLSQWFDAGDTSIQAATRGNFEQVPVIKNGLVTGIQDIEPVNLKIYPNPTLNVVTLKMDVVPGKLSIKVVDSSGRKTATIFEGLVNTYQFQQSFDLSQYPAGMYIFLISNGNKKFTRKLIKL from the coding sequence ATGAAAAGAAGGTCTTTTATCAAGCACGCCGCCCATAGTTTGGCCATTCCAGGTTTCTTTGGAGCATTGAACAATCAGAGTTTCGGTCAGACTTTAGACAGATTCTTAAATTTGGCGAATGAAACGGATAGGGTATTGGTTCTTATTTATTTGGAAGGTGGCAACGATGGTCTCAATACCGTGATACCAGTATCTTACCTCAGTCAGCTTAATCAGGTAAGACCTCATGTGATTATGCCTGACAGCAAATTGTTACATATTGATTCCGGTGATTTTGCATTACACCCTTCACTGGATGGTTTTAAATCCTTATATGAAGAAGGAAGGTTACAGGTAATTCATTCTGTAGGTTACCCCCAACAAAGCTTTTCCCACTTCAAATCTACTGATATATGGATGAGCGGTTCCAATTCAGATGAACTGTTGCCTTCTGGATGGACCGGAAGATATTTGGAATCCAATTATCCCGAGTTTCCGAATGGATATCCCAATGAGGACAAACCCGATCCAATGGCAGTTGAAATCGGTTACGGTTCGTCTATGCTTTTCCAAGGCGAAAGGGCCAATTTCAGTATGGTAATCAACAATCCCAATTCATTTTATCAGATACTCGAAAATGCTGTTGAAGACACCCCGGATACCATGGCAGGGGATAAACTAAGGTATATCAGGTTGATTGCACAGCAATCCCAAAAATACGGGATGGTTGTAAAAAGAGCTGCTGAAAAAGTCACCCAACAAAAAGTTTACCCTGATACAAGATTAGGCAATCAACTCCGTATAGTTTCCAGGTTGATTTCAGGGGGGTTGAAAACTCCGCTATACTTGGTTAGAATGGGCGGGTTTGATACCCATGATAATCAGGTGGATGGTGGAGACCATACCAAAGGCCGACATGCCAATTTATTAAAACAACTCAATGATGCGGTCGTCGCCTTTATGAATGACCTTGAATTTCAAGGCTCGGCGGATAGGGTGATGGGGATGACATTTTCTGAGTTCGGAAGGAGGATAGTGTCCAATTCCAGCAATGGTACAGATCATGGATCATCTGCCCCTCTTTTTGTTTTTGGAAATATGTCTTATGGAGGTTCATTGGGGACAGCTCCTCAGATTAAAGGAACTGAGGTTTACCGGGACAATATACCCCTCCAATATGATTTTAGGCAGGTTTATACCTCTTTGCTGAGTCAGTGGTTTGATGCAGGGGATACCAGTATTCAGGCCGCAACTCGGGGTAATTTTGAGCAAGTACCTGTTATCAAAAACGGTCTTGTTACCGGAATACAAGATATTGAACCTGTTAATCTTAAAATTTACCCTAATCCAACTCTAAATGTTGTCACCCTGAAAATGGATGTTGTACCGGGCAAACTTTCAATTAAAGTCGTTGATAGTTCCGGAAGAAAGACCGCAACTATTTTTGAGGGATTGGTCAATACATATCAATTCCAGCAAAGTTTTGATTTGAGTCAGTATCCTGCAGGCATGTATATATTCCTGATTTCGAATGGAAACAAAAAATTCACACGCAAATTGATCAAACTTTGA